A single genomic interval of Lathyrus oleraceus cultivar Zhongwan6 chromosome 7, CAAS_Psat_ZW6_1.0, whole genome shotgun sequence harbors:
- the LOC127107843 gene encoding uncharacterized protein LOC127107843, with the protein MEESSFLDRMIGHLRGTCKYYTGYSKDLGPSRVVHFTSEREFVNLLHEGFPVVVAFTIRGNYTEHLDKVLEEVASEFYPHVKFMRVECPKYPGFCISRQKKEYPFMEIFHSPTHVANQGRVADPNITKYNVKVMPFNYDISVYGLREIFKRYGIRASDMK; encoded by the exons ATGGAAGAATCGTCATTTTTGGACCGAATGATTGGTCATCTTCGGGGAACTTGCAA GTACTATACTGGTTATTCAAAGGATCTTGGACCATCACGGGTTGTTCATTTCACCTCCGAGCGTGAGTTTGTCAATCTCCTTCATGAAGGGTTTCCCGTGGTTGTTGCTTTTACTATCAG GGGGAATTACACAGAACATCTTGACAAAGTATTAGAAGAAGTTGCTTCTGAGTTTTATCCACATGTAAAATTTATGCGT GTTGAGTGTCCAAAGTATCCTGGGTTTTGTATAAGTCGGCAGAAAAAGGAGTACCCATTCATGGAAATATTTCATAGTCCAACACAT GTGGCTAACCAGGGTAGGGTAGCTGATCCAAATATTACTAAATACAATGTGAAAGTCATGCCT TTCAACTACGATATCAGTGTTTACGGGCTTAGAGAAATCTTCAAGCGCTATGGGATCCGGGCATCAGATATGAAGTAA